A portion of the Cryptomeria japonica chromosome 5, Sugi_1.0, whole genome shotgun sequence genome contains these proteins:
- the LOC131875951 gene encoding uncharacterized protein LOC131875951, with protein MAKALKRQPDWVLQKLGLERDVIQSPKSNRVDEEKGKGEVTRLTTPRYSPPHMRNLEQPFKVYDNPLSDALDNNYEKKDKWKNTPYHENKKQYNYRQYNNHNGERRTNSGEITGNWNNRDRINNVSNNGANHGNNGNYGNNGNGDNKNGNNSNGGGNNGNIEQCIIAQGFAEEDHENEYEPIVNVLPSNPFWGRDEDSSEGDQSSDVQWRRENQQHSVQQVFINDEADIPSLRRLFHNEEPVHSLRNLTDEEKKSYTVAAVAQAKTNYQLRNRIVNQEQDSGAAVNIMPKDVMKELVMHVETPYGKCYAMDNKLVPVVGIMKNVEFRFQHALIHHIK; from the exons atggcaaaggctcttaagagacaaccagATTGGGTATTGCAGAAACTTGgattagaaagagatgtcattcaAAGCCCTAAGTCAAACAGAGTTGACGAAGAGAAGGGAAAAGGTGAAGTAACTAGACTAACAAcccctaggtatagtccccctcacatgagAAACTTGGAGCAACCATTTAAGGTCTATGATAATCCATTGTCTGATGCTTTagataataattatgaaaaaaagGATAAATGGAAAAATACACCCTACCATGAAAATAAAAAACAGTATAATTATAGACAATACAATAATCATAATGGTGAAAGAAGAACTAATAGTGGGGAAATTACTGGTAACTGGAATAATAGAGATAGGATCAACAATGTAAGTAATAATGGAGCAAATCATGGTAATAATGGAAACTATGGCAACAATGGTAATGGGGACAACAAAAATGGAAATAACAGTAATGGTGGAGGTAACAATGGAAACATTG AACAATGTATAATTGCTCAAGGTTTTGCAGAAGAGGACCATGAGAATGAATATGAGCCCATAGTAAATGTACTTCCATCAAATCCATTTTGGGGTAGGGATGAGGATTCATCTGAGGGTGATCAATCATCAGATGTACAAtggagaagagagaaccaacaacATAGTGTACAACAAGTTTTTATTAATGATGAAGCggacatcccatccttgaggagatTGTTCCATAATGAAGAGCCAGTGCATTCCTTGAGGAACTtaacagatgaagaaaagaaatcatATACTGTGGCAGCAGTAGCTCAAGCAAAAACCAATTATCAGTTAAGAAATAGAATAGTGAACCAAGAACAAG attcaggtgcagccGTGAACATAATGCCAAAAGATGTCATGAAAGAACTTGTGATGCATGTGGAAACTccctatgggaaatgctatgctatggataacaaatTAGTCCCAGTTGTTGGAATTATGAAAAATGTGGAGTTTCGATTTCAGCATGCCCTAATACATCATATAAAATAG